One genomic region from Kamptonema formosum PCC 6407 encodes:
- a CDS encoding transposase, with protein MNIIESILQQMSGVSQAQKKFIMTLLSTIVLVYGKVNFTNLGRYSPATEKTYRRHFLKKFAWEQFSKYFIKKALNPERTIIAVIDCSFLRKSGKHTEGKGYFYNGIAGKAEQGLEISVISVVEIETHISYSLSVQQTLSRPTTEPPKNSLIFTRKRNLKKRSKKQVSETLTPDITRVDDYAKHLKNTRSLLPESVRYLVADGYYYRAKFWDAVRESDLNLISRLRVDANLNYLYTGARNKFGAPRKYDGKVDCNNLKNLTFVKEIKPGVKLYSLLVWSCCLKCKIRLACISELQANGKTKNVLLFSTDINLKAEQILEYYQARFQIEFIFRDAKQFTGLSDCQSVNSQRLDFHFNASLAALNLAKYEASNRHLSAHPFVFSMASYKRLEFNRHLLYTFISKLDLDKDLILNHPNLPSVLSYGTLAA; from the coding sequence GAACATTATTGAATCCATCTTACAACAAATGTCCGGGGTGAGTCAAGCCCAAAAAAAGTTTATAATGACTTTACTTTCCACAATCGTGCTGGTTTATGGCAAAGTGAACTTCACCAATCTGGGCCGCTATAGTCCTGCCACTGAAAAAACTTATCGGCGGCATTTTTTAAAAAAGTTTGCCTGGGAGCAATTCTCTAAATATTTTATTAAAAAAGCCTTGAATCCTGAACGCACAATTATTGCCGTTATTGATTGTTCTTTTTTGAGAAAAAGTGGTAAACATACTGAGGGAAAAGGTTATTTTTATAATGGTATTGCGGGAAAAGCTGAACAAGGATTAGAAATTTCTGTGATTTCTGTTGTCGAAATTGAAACTCATATTTCCTATAGTTTAAGCGTGCAACAAACTCTTTCGCGTCCGACCACAGAACCACCGAAAAACTCCCTAATTTTTACTCGGAAAAGAAACTTAAAAAAACGGAGTAAAAAACAGGTATCTGAAACCTTAACACCTGATATAACAAGAGTTGACGACTATGCAAAGCATTTAAAAAATACTCGTTCTTTGTTGCCAGAATCTGTACGTTATTTGGTGGCTGATGGCTATTATTACCGCGCTAAATTTTGGGATGCTGTTCGGGAGTCAGATCTCAATTTGATTAGTAGATTAAGGGTTGATGCCAACCTGAATTACCTCTATACCGGAGCAAGGAATAAATTCGGCGCTCCTCGTAAATATGATGGTAAAGTTGACTGCAATAATTTGAAAAATCTAACTTTCGTCAAAGAAATTAAGCCAGGAGTTAAGCTTTATTCATTATTAGTATGGAGTTGTTGCTTAAAATGCAAAATCCGTTTGGCTTGTATATCTGAGCTTCAAGCTAACGGTAAAACCAAAAATGTTTTATTGTTTAGTACCGATATCAATCTCAAGGCTGAGCAAATACTTGAGTATTATCAAGCTCGTTTTCAAATTGAATTCATTTTTCGGGATGCCAAACAATTTACTGGTTTGTCCGATTGTCAATCTGTGAATAGCCAACGGCTTGATTTTCATTTTAATGCCAGCCTAGCGGCCTTAAATTTAGCCAAATATGAAGCCTCTAATCGCCACTTGTCTGCCCATCCATTCGTGTTTTCAATGGCCTCCTATAAACGCCTGGAATTCAATCGGCATCTACTTTATACATTTATTAGCAAGTTAGATTTAGACAAGGACTTGATTTTAAATCATCCTAACCTCCCCTCAGTCTTGTCTTATGGTACTCTGGCTGCTTAA
- a CDS encoding MerR family DNA-binding transcriptional regulator gives MGTSVAEKLHKIGEVAAISGISVKTIRYYEEIGLLAPTVERSESRYRLFGEGVLNRLTFIKRSQSIVRTVFKQPEYHKTRLRGG, from the coding sequence ATGGGTACATCTGTTGCGGAAAAATTACACAAAATTGGCGAAGTCGCGGCCATTAGCGGCATATCTGTAAAAACTATTCGCTATTATGAAGAGATTGGTCTGTTAGCACCTACTGTCGAGCGTTCGGAATCACGTTATCGCCTGTTTGGGGAAGGGGTGCTGAATCGACTGACTTTCATCAAGCGATCGCAATCAATAGTCCGGACAGTTTTTAAGCAGCCAGAGTACCATAAGACAAGACTGAGGGGAGGTTAG
- a CDS encoding NACHT C-terminal alpha/beta 1 domain-containing protein gives MTLYWQTFPQTGTENATAFSNTFLKALSKFDGFICAVCDAAEISLPTFSPSQPNLIANMVGWMREKMMES, from the coding sequence ATGACCCTCTACTGGCAAACTTTCCCTCAAACAGGAACCGAAAACGCGACAGCATTTAGCAATACCTTCCTCAAGGCTTTAAGTAAATTTGATGGCTTCATTTGTGCAGTGTGCGACGCAGCCGAAATTTCCTTACCCACCTTTTCACCTTCGCAGCCAAATTTAATCGCCAATATGGTAGGATGGATGAGGGAAAAGATGATGGAATCCTAG
- a CDS encoding NACHT domain-containing protein, with protein sequence MNQPRKSRSIKPTTEGIIKLKQAQNDPGDDRGRLTYEKIAENTGINAKTIGRFFQGEKIDRAYAQVICNALNLNINEIVDPKECNPPDPDKLEINWSQICRDILTEQQKKQRLRRQATELGCELNVYVPLGLLERKQQQRRDESVPKDDVYQLNPQVIVKEYENQQFLTEVIQGGNDQRLAIIGEPGAGKTTLLDKIASWIDKHNLGLPICIPLGGLQGETLAGYLLKIWLKQAGKIEATQENLAASLEQQFRSGKVWLLLDAVDEMAAASPAEALAKIRDELVGWVAEARVVLTCRLNVWDASVNNPLPGFKTYRTLEFKPEKVDKFIRDWFTEAHKKYPSDNCLSKGKKLLNKLKESNRTNIYKLVRNPLRLALLCQTFYLSPDEELPETQAMLYERFIRYFYEWKQEKHSTTRAQRQQLNQVLGELAKAGIESESRFRLRESWAIQLMGESQFKLAEELGWLNLVDRDAKTDEAVYAFFHPTFQEYFAAKAIEDWHFFLHHVPDNPKLGSYRIFERRWKEVMLLWVGRNDVLFEQKEGFIKALLEFDDGFEGKFYWYRAYFLAAAAITEFRNSSFADEIVQQIIEWSFGYLYEKLGLYQFHSSIIEGAREALTEADYHKAVKFILPLLDRSKYRHIRHEAIKTLGVIGTGNCDAIQALDCIIDDVSENNCCVEIASCSLGKITTGNLRLKAIQKIMDLMNIDPTGTAIDYLSQLVFESLDINFDGINFIVENMAQHIEKIDRLCSSFLTNWLIAKAFLKIAPTDHPQYPYATDIQKRTEAVINQLKDGVIDLLPNDLNILGLGDITEKDLDLQIIKILSHLNLVLRTNQDNKIQEVARDCLESILLGQQVSNQTIFLPLVIQGLKDCPDSRIRENYKVVWLCAQNLPYLTFYEAWHNSSTTLTK encoded by the coding sequence ATGAATCAACCGCGCAAATCTCGCAGCATCAAGCCAACTACAGAAGGCATCATTAAACTTAAACAAGCTCAAAATGATCCAGGTGATGATCGGGGCAGGTTGACTTATGAGAAGATTGCTGAGAATACTGGGATAAATGCCAAGACAATAGGGCGATTTTTTCAGGGTGAAAAGATTGATCGGGCTTATGCTCAAGTCATCTGCAACGCCTTAAATTTAAACATCAACGAAATCGTCGATCCGAAGGAGTGTAACCCACCAGACCCCGATAAACTTGAAATTAACTGGTCGCAAATCTGCCGCGACATCCTCACCGAACAGCAAAAAAAACAGCGACTCCGCCGCCAAGCAACGGAATTAGGATGTGAATTAAATGTCTATGTGCCACTAGGGTTATTGGAGCGCAAGCAACAGCAGCGACGCGATGAATCTGTGCCAAAAGATGATGTATATCAACTTAATCCGCAAGTTATTGTTAAAGAATATGAGAATCAGCAGTTTCTCACAGAGGTGATTCAAGGGGGAAATGACCAACGCCTTGCCATTATTGGTGAACCGGGTGCGGGTAAAACTACGCTGCTCGATAAGATTGCGAGTTGGATTGACAAGCATAATTTGGGGTTGCCGATTTGCATTCCCTTGGGTGGTTTGCAAGGTGAAACTTTAGCCGGGTATCTGTTGAAAATTTGGCTGAAACAAGCTGGCAAAATCGAAGCCACACAGGAGAATTTAGCCGCCTCCCTTGAGCAACAATTTCGGTCAGGTAAAGTCTGGTTGCTGTTAGATGCAGTGGATGAAATGGCGGCTGCTTCTCCCGCTGAGGCGTTAGCAAAAATTCGGGATGAACTTGTCGGATGGGTGGCTGAGGCGCGGGTGGTTTTGACTTGTCGCCTGAATGTTTGGGATGCTAGTGTTAATAATCCGCTACCTGGATTTAAAACCTATCGCACGTTGGAGTTTAAGCCTGAGAAAGTTGATAAGTTTATTAGGGATTGGTTTACAGAAGCGCACAAGAAATACCCATCTGATAACTGTTTGAGCAAAGGAAAAAAATTACTGAATAAATTAAAAGAATCCAACCGCACTAACATTTATAAATTAGTTAGAAATCCCCTGCGATTAGCGTTGTTGTGCCAGACGTTTTATTTAAGTCCTGATGAAGAGTTGCCGGAAACTCAGGCGATGCTCTACGAGCGGTTTATTCGCTACTTTTATGAGTGGAAACAAGAGAAACACTCGACAACAAGGGCACAGCGACAGCAGTTAAATCAAGTGCTGGGAGAATTGGCAAAGGCAGGAATTGAAAGTGAGAGCCGGTTTCGGTTAAGGGAAAGTTGGGCAATTCAGCTTATGGGGGAGTCTCAGTTTAAGTTAGCTGAGGAGTTAGGGTGGCTGAATTTGGTTGATAGAGATGCGAAAACGGATGAAGCGGTTTATGCCTTTTTTCATCCCACGTTTCAGGAGTATTTTGCGGCGAAGGCTATTGAGGATTGGCACTTTTTCTTGCATCATGTACCGGATAATCCGAAGTTGGGGAGTTATCGGATTTTTGAGCGGCGGTGGAAAGAGGTGATGTTGTTGTGGGTGGGGCGGAATGATGTTTTATTTGAGCAGAAGGAAGGGTTTATTAAGGCGTTGTTAGAGTTTGATGATGGATTTGAGGGTAAATTTTATTGGTATCGAGCTTATTTTCTAGCTGCTGCTGCAATTACTGAATTTAGGAACAGTAGCTTTGCTGATGAGATTGTACAGCAGATTATAGAATGGAGTTTTGGTTATCTCTATGAAAAATTAGGCTTGTATCAATTTCATTCTAGTATTATAGAGGGAGCTAGGGAAGCACTAACGGAAGCAGACTACCATAAAGCGGTGAAATTTATATTGCCATTACTAGATAGAAGTAAGTATCGGCATATCCGACATGAAGCGATCAAAACTTTAGGAGTAATCGGCACTGGTAATTGTGATGCAATTCAGGCATTGGATTGCATAATAGATGATGTCTCTGAAAATAACTGTTGTGTAGAAATAGCTTCTTGTAGTCTGGGTAAAATTACCACAGGAAATCTCAGATTAAAAGCCATTCAAAAAATCATGGATTTGATGAATATAGATCCTACTGGAACTGCCATTGATTATCTTAGTCAACTTGTTTTTGAGAGTTTAGATATTAATTTTGATGGCATAAATTTTATCGTAGAAAATATGGCTCAACATATAGAAAAAATTGATAGGCTATGTTCTTCTTTTCTTACTAACTGGTTAATCGCTAAGGCTTTTTTAAAGATAGCCCCAACTGACCACCCACAATACCCGTATGCTACTGACATTCAAAAAAGAACCGAGGCAGTGATTAATCAACTTAAAGATGGGGTAATAGATCTGCTTCCAAACGATCTTAACATCCTTGGCTTAGGCGATATAACAGAAAAAGATTTAGACTTGCAAATTATTAAAATATTATCTCATTTAAACTTAGTTTTACGTACAAACCAAGACAATAAAATTCAAGAGGTAGCTCGTGATTGCTTAGAATCAATATTATTAGGTCAACAAGTCTCAAATCAAACTATTTTTTTACCTTTAGTAATTCAAGGCTTAAAAGATTGCCCAGATTCTCGTATCCGCGAAAACTACAAAGTCGTCTGGCTTTGTGCCCAAAACTTACCTTACCTCACCTTCTATGAAGCATGGCATAATTCTTCCACCACCCTAACCAAATGA